A genomic window from Salvia splendens isolate huo1 chromosome 11, SspV2, whole genome shotgun sequence includes:
- the LOC121754881 gene encoding subtilisin-like protease SBT3, translating to MALGVLILAAFHPHLTAARIGRNIDLATDYNLLSGTSMACPHISMAAALLKASYPDWSPAAIQSALVTTANPLDNTNRPIREQDGSVASPLGIGSGHVDPNQALDPGLVYDASVQDLVNLVCSMNFTRNQTLTIIRSSYNCSNPTSDLNYPSFVALIRAAEIRRTLTRRFRRRVTNVRNGAATYKFTVEVPVNTTAVVEPQTLVFRKKNETKRYSLTIRYKADIEIQHREGAVIWTDQTGKYRVRSPIMVSAAADNFE from the coding sequence ATGGCGCTAGGCGTGTTGATCCTGGCAGCCTTTCATCCCCATCTCACGGCCGCGAGAATTGGCAGAAACATCGACCTCGCCACCGACTACAATCTCCTGTCGGGCACGTCGATGGCGTGTCCGCATATCTCCATGGCCGCGGCGCTCCTGAAAGCCTCGTACCCCGATTGGAGCCCCGCAGCGATACAGTCTGCGCTGGTGACCACAGCCAATCCTCTGGACAACACGAACCGGCCCATTAGGGAACAGGACGGCTCGGTCGCCTCGCCGTTGGGCATCGGGTCGGGTCACGTTGACCCGAACCAAGCTCTGGATCCAGGCCTTGTTTATGATGCTTCTGTGCAAGACCTAGTGAATCTGGTATGTTCCATGAACTTTACTCGCAACCAGACTCTGACCATCATAAGGTCAAGCTACAACTGCTCAAATCCAACGTCCGACCTCAATTATCCGTCTTTCGTGGCTCTGATTCGGGCGGCCGAGATCAGAAGGACGTTGACTCGGAGGTTCCGGAGAAGAGTGACGAATGTAAGGAATGGTGCGGCCACGTATAAGTTTACGGTGGAAGTGCCGGTGAACACCACAGCCGTAGTGGAGCCTCAAACTTTGGTGTTTCGCAAGAAAAATGAGACGAAGAGGTATTCTCTCACGATTCGATACAAGGCTGATATAGAGATTCAACATAGAGAAGGTGCAGTCATTTGGACCGACCAAACCGGCAAGTATAGAGTGAGAAGTCCGATTATGGTGTCGGCAGCCGCCGACAATTTCGAGTAA
- the LOC121753624 gene encoding ribosome biogenesis protein BRX1 homolog 1-like, with protein sequence MGKKRKHSETKAAENEKKEETAPERPERTLFGFKTIPEELKENNSTPFFRNKEKVLVTCSRRISFRYRHLMMNLVDLLPHCKKDNKVESKGSKGADLNELVELRSCSSCLFFECRKGRDLYLWMAKCPNGPSVKFLVNAVHTMEELKLTGNHLKGSRPILTFSSNFDKSPHWKLLKEMITQVFATPKDHRKSKPYHDHVFVFSIADDHIWFRNYQISADHTGTSQKLDRGDLEKMTLIEVGPRFCLNPIKIFSGSFGGPTLYENPFYVSPNTIRSMEKRQKAGKYAKKVKAKTRKKMHEMENPLEVDEFADMWKE encoded by the exons ATGGGGAAGAAGCGAAAGCACAGCGAAACCAAGGCGGCAGAGAAtgagaagaaggaagaaaccGCGCCGGAACGGCCGGAAAGAACTCTTTTCGGATTCAAAACCATACCTGAGGAATTAAAGGAGAATAATTCAACCCCCTTTTTCCGGAATAAAGAGAAAGTTTTGGTTACTTGTTCTCGCCGCATTAGTTTCAG GTATCGGCATTTGATGATGAACTTGGTTGATTTATTGCCTCATTGCAAGAAAGATAACAAGGTCGAGTCAAAGGGGAGCAAAGGTGCGGATCTGAACGAGCTTGTCGAGCTCAGGAGCTGCTCGTCTTGCTTGTTCTTTGAG TGCAGGAAGGGGAGAGACCTATACTTATGGATGGCTAAGTGCCCCAATGGTCCCTCCGTCAAGTTTTTGGTTAATGCGG TGCACACAATGGAGGAACTGAAACTTACTGGAAACCATCTCAAGGGTTCGCGTCCTATCTTGACTTTTTCGTCCAACTTTGATAAAAGCCCTCATTGGAAGCTCTTAAAGGAGATGATTACTCAG GTATTTGCCACACCAAAGGATCACAGGAAATCTAAACCATACCATGACCATGTATTTGTCTTCTCTATTGCTGACGACCACATATGGTTCCGGAATTACCAG ATATCAGCCGATCATACTGGCACATCACAAAAGTTAGACCGTGGAGACTTGGAAAAGATGACGTTAATCGAG GTTGGTCCAAGGTTCTGCTTAAACCCAATTAAGATATTCAGTGGCAGCTTTGGTGGCCCAACATTGTATGAGAATCCTTTCTACGTTTCACCCAACACG ATTCGCTCTATGGAGAAACGGCAGAAGGCTGGGAAATATGCAAAGAAGGTTAAAGCCAAGACCAGGAAGAAGATGCACGAGATGGAAAATCCCCTCGAAGTGGATGAGTTTGCTGATATGTGGAAGGAGTAA
- the LOC121755941 gene encoding subtilisin-like protease SBT3 — protein sequence MSPSNKMELPNAVFHLLISMLFLLVHHVSSQRSTYIIHMDKTSMPKAFSSHHFWYSSLLTSSKSVSQNADKSEPKLIYTYDHAFHGFSAVLSTDEVESLKNSAGFISAYKDGVAMPDTTHSTKFLGLTSASGLWPASNYGKDVIIGIIDTGIWPESPSFKDDGMTEIPARWKGACNGGEDFNSSLCNKKIIGARYFNQGGRASNPDREFKDSARDDDGHGSHVASIAAGNIVEGVSFFGYAPGTARGVAPRARLAVYKVLFFGAAESDLLAGMDQAVADGVDIISVSISSRAENLYESPFAIASFGAREKGIMVCTSAGNRGTRGVRTIFKGVPWAMVVASGTVDRWFAGTLTLGNGKTITGWTTFPARANIRNLQLVYNQTSSACDSPDFFTDAPPDSIFICNLNTGNADLGTVMLYQPGTNVRASIVITSTTAEIFRSTSFPEPGVVITPEEGEEVIRYASTSASPTATIDFQQTILGRGGPRGVPALSDDSSRGPGVSYERILKPDIMAPGVLILAAFHPQLMATRIGRNIDLSSDYNLISGTSMACPHVSGIAALLKAAHPDWSPAAVQSAMMTTANPLDSNKQPIKDLEGIEASPLGIGSGHVDPNRALDPGLVYDASVQELVNLVCSMNFTRNQTQTIIKSSYRCLNPTADLNYPSFVALIRAEEIGRTLTRRFRRRVTNVGNGAATYKVTVEVPVNTTAVVEPQTLVFRKKNETKRYSLTIRYKADIEIQHREGAVIWIDQTGKYRVRSPIMVSAAADNFE from the coding sequence ATGAGCCCTTCAAACAAAATGGAGCTTCCTAATGCAGTTTTTCATCTTCTCATCTCAATGTTGTTTCTTCTAGTTCATCATGTTTCATCACAAAGATCCACTTACATTATCCACATGGACAAGACCTCCATGCCTAAGGCATTTTCCAGTCACCATTTCTGGTATTCTTCCCTTCTTACATCATCAAAATCAGTGTCTCAAAACGCTGACAAATCCGAGCCCAAACTCATCTACACCTACGACCACGCCTTCCACGGATTCAGCGCTGTGTTGTCGACCGACGAAGTCGAATCCTTGAAGAACTCAGCTGGCTTCATCTCTGCCTACAAAGATGGTGTCGCAATGCCGGACACGACACACTCCACCAAGTTCCTTGGCCTCACCAGTGCTTCCGGGCTCTGGCCGGCTTCCAACTACGGCAAAGATGTTATAATCGGCATTATAGACACCGGTATCTGGCCAGAAAGTCCGAGCTTCAAGGACGACGGGATGACTGAGATCCCGGCAAGGTGGAAGGGGGCTTGCAATGGCGGTGAAGATTTCAATTCATCGCTGTGCAACAAGAAAATCATCGGAGCCAGGTACTTCAACCAAGGAGGCCGAGCATCAAATCCGGATCGGGAGTTTAAAGATTCAGCAAGAGACGACGATGGCCATGGCAGCCACGTGGCGTCTATTGCAGCAGGAAACATTGTGGAGGGAGTTTCCTTCTTTGGCTATGCGCCCGGAACAGCGAGGGGGGTCGCTCCCCGAGCTAGGCTCGCAGTCTACAAGGTCCTCTTCTTTGGAGCTGCTGAATCTGATTTGCTGGCCGGGATGGACCAGGCCGTTGCAGACGGAGTCGATATAATATCCGTCTCAATAAGCAGCCGCGCGGAGAATCTGTACGAGAGCCCTTTCGCCATAGCCAGCTTTGGCGCGAGGGAGAAGGGGATCATGGTTTGCACGTCGGCAGGGAACCGCGGGACTCGTGGAGTTAGGACTATATTTAAGGGAGTCCCTTGGGCCATGGTTGTCGCTTCAGGAACCGTTGATCGTTGGTTCGCCGGTACGTTAACTCTTGGCAACGGGAAAACCATCACCGGATGGACCACATTTCCGGCAAGAGCTAATATAAGAAACCTGCAGCTCGTCTATAACCAAACCTCATCTGCTTGCGACTCGCCCGACTTCTTCACAGATGCCCCTCCCGATAGTATCTTCATATGCAATCTGAATACTGGAAATGCAGATCTTGGTACGGTGATGCTCTACCAGCCTGGTACTAATGTTCGAGCAAGTATCGTCATCACTTCAACCACTGCTGAGATTTTTCGATCAACTTCATTTCCTGAACCAGGAGTTGTCATTACCCCGGAAGAAGGGGAAGAAGTGATCCGTTACGCATCAACTAGTGCTTCCCCGACGGCAACCATCGATTTCCAGCAGACTATTTTAGGAAGAGGCGGGCCGAGAGGTGTACCGGCTCTTTCAGATGACTCGTCGAGAGGTCCCGGGGTAAGCTATGAGCGTATATTGAAGCCAGACATAATGGCACCAGGGGTGTTGATCTTAGCAGCCTTCCATCCTCAGCTCATGGCGACAAGAATCGGGAGAAACATCGACCTCTCCAGCGACTACAATCTGATCTCGGGCACGTCAATGGCATGTCCTCATGTCTCGGGTATAGCAGCGCTTCTCAAAGCCGCACACCCTGATTGGAGCCCTGCAGCCGTACAGTCTGCGATGATGACAACCGCTAATCCTCTCGATAGCAACAAGCAGCCTATAAAGGACCTTGAGGGGATAGAGGCCTCACCACTAGGCATTGGATCAGGCCATGTTGATCCCAACCGAGCTCTTGATCCGGGTCTTGTCTACGATGCTTCTGTACAGGAGTTGGTGAATCTGGTGTGTTCCATGAATTTCACTCGCAACCAAACTCAAACGATCATAAAGTCTAGCTATAGATGCTTGAATCCGACAGCTGATCTCAATTATCCGTCGTTCGTGGCTCTGATTCGGGCGGAGGAGATTGGGAGGACGTTGACTAGGAGGTTCCGGAGAAGAGTGACGAATGTAGGGAATGGTGCGGCCACGTATAAGGTTACGGTGGAAGTGCCGGTGAACACCACAGCCGTAGTGGAGCCTCAAACTTTGGTGTTTCGCAAGAAAAATGAGACGAAGAGGTATTCTCTCACGATTCGATACAAGGCTGATATAGAGATTCAACATAGAGAAGGTGCAGTCATTTGGATCGACCAAACCGGCAAGTATAGAGTGAGAAGTCCGATAATGGTGTCGGCAGCCGCCGACAATTTCGAGTAA